The following coding sequences lie in one Trichoderma breve strain T069 chromosome 1, whole genome shotgun sequence genomic window:
- a CDS encoding sec23-binding domain of sec16 domain-containing protein — MASEPLTSSWNPALMPNSIHDVPADHNDHTILAASAEPLSETQGHDLTPEEEPVGLDHHEGGRDTEDQAYSLGGDVEGDAGLASEDPEPHHGAAETTPEPLEPVAEKEGDANGDAAATTTRTAQHSSSMSFARTSHEVSFSDNDETEWTLSRTDTDPFKFMSPSDRTNSFPVVPLMAEDPERIDDVHLPSNQALDVLEETERDVHVEEEEYQAEAQPQAGLDSTSEPAKDSHRGHAPSRSIGGDIQWSEDAESEARFEEGVPLIPHSHVEPDAAASGENAHIPSFDDDNEDDDFFTQINQSGEDAANRADEIPSLQRKSTMQVLAAASVEPFSHQPTLEETPEWDEEDLISPRGHEIEKPNPLEGHGNTNETGAPSGQDLSSKWEQAFASDDDGDDFLIENTTAEEKEEVDAAAFLGSDDEGLLDDLDDAPPPTQTAPLSSQASSVVSTPAFAPTTYAPTQQRSTSAASAYTPVTTPSQPSFYGVPSPQVPAFQAAPQYGQAPPHPPAQQVSDSPRAQSFADKSKGGYSSPYDLPSDLVTSTVKPRKRASLQQLQLDNNSSLQPPPPPRSASMSATETAPPGGIQKSPLLRHKSSSFFEDLPTAPRPRSISRQSTRAVSPNPYALATSPHGPSPLSPPMATQIPPAAPPSSVAKVNLVAPERVSPYAPLQSPSGPLPSPAANASRYSPAPPPQGTVSQSAPPPASRYSPAPPASHPTAAYAPAVSATPPQAVLPHLPRTSSPLAHFEISSDKPHGVNGEVVHTERRASSSYEPRLTRVASLPPTREVEEEDDQSLSATRSPPPLPTPSAQATLSPPKRPGSGYIPSGLPSTQPGFVPPPRAQTQSPGATRGGQYGPKPLEHARRPSSSHSPASPPATKTAYAPITQPRSTYQAMSMIAPTDGREQDPLQRWQGVPIISWGVGGTVVTSFPKSIPRYVMNQTTPSMLRSPGEVRVRNIKDIESLQDRLAKFPGPLKGKSKKKEVLAWLSAGIESLAKELPDVSFHPQLSYEAKRAIERLLLWRILRVFVEYDGVLEGNPAAEKAVRDVLSPGTITPTAENDALFPTDPTISINGTSLTSMQADGADSATMEQIRHSLLKGDRETAVWAAVDKRLWGHAMLISHTVSPDLYKRVAQEFVRKEVNHPGQNNESLAALYKILSGNYDDCVDELVPVHARAGLQLVSTGSSSQPAKDSMEGLDKWRETLTLVLSNRSADDIRGLNALGKLLSSYGRAEAAHICFMFSRQISVYGGFDDPNVDFVLLGSDHRQNSHQIAKDTEALQLSEVYEYGLSLSGAASAAAGAPHLAAYKLHHAITLAEYGFRDRALQYCDAILTAISSQTKRSPYHHQLLEAAVDDFMIRLKQAPKEESSSWMSKPTMNKVSDSMWNRFNKFVAGDEPDGTNGTPNEESGPFARIGTPSMSRSPSVSNFDTLGISSPSYPGAGAPAATSALSSALSRYAPATSQPTYGAESPPVSASFPQGGRNSNEYNTSTYGVSPSLAGSPPHSNGFASSGFQPMTPILKNEGYTGYQPYGHQESASSQPLSEGSAAGPSTQGYQPISYGYEPPTNTSALEPEDKNDGPYGYEPPSYEPGVGPSAEEDDDEPKPKKKSFMDDDDDDFSAPQPKEKSKAEKDRENEEMFRKAAEEDARRAAEAAQAKKGWGFSSWFGGSKKEAGSPGEASSSSPGKPIKAKLGEASSFVYDPELKRWVNKKPGAEQVEAKSATPPPPKASSSPRSGRSSVPPSSGFGTLAPPAVLNRAPSQESLSAPPMLRPTTSMSNASSIDDLLSAGPRKPGQKKARKAGRYVDVMAK, encoded by the exons ATGGCCAGCGAGCCGCTCACCTCATCATGGAATCCGGCACTGATGCCAAATAGCATACATGATGTTCCAGCAGACCACAACGACCACACAATACTAGCAGCATCTGCGGAGCCCTTGTCCGAGACCCAAGGCCATGACCTGACACCTGAAGAAGAGCCGGTGGGATTGGATCATCATGAGGGCGGGCGCGATACCGAAGACCAGGCTTATTCTCTTGGTGGCGATGTTGAGGGCGATGCTGGGCTAGCTTCGGAGGACCCCGAGCCGCACCACGGAGCTGCTGAGACCACCCCAGAGCCTTTGGAGCCCGtggcagaaaaagaaggagatgccAATGGAGATGCGGCTGCGACCACTACCCGTACTGCGCAGCATTCAAGCTCCATGTCCTTTGCTCGGACCTCTCATGAAGTCAGTTTTAGCGATAACGACGAAACCGAGTGGACCCTCTCAAGGACCGACACAGATCCTTTCAAATTCATGTCCCCATCCGACAGAACGAATTCTTTCCCTGTAGTGCCTCTGATGGCGGAGGACCCAGAGCGTATCGACGATGTACATCTGCCATCGAATCAGGCGCTTGATGTGctggaagagacagagagagatgtccacgttgaagaagaagagtatcAAGCCGAAGCGCAACCTCAGGCCGGCTTGGATTCGACGTCTGAGCCTGCGAAAGATTCACACCGCGGGCATGCGCCGTCTAGATCCATCGGCGGAGACATACAATGGTCGGAGGATGCAGAATCCGAAGCGCGATTCGAGGAGGGAGTTCCACTGATACCTCATTCGCACGTCGAACCTGATGCCGCAGCCAGTGGCGAAAATGCCCATATCCCCTCTTTTGATGATGAcaacgaggatgacgacttCTTCACCCAAATCAACcagtctggagaagatgctgcgAACAGGGCAGATGAAATCCCGTCGTTGCAGCGGAAATCGACGATGCAAGTCTTGGCAGCTGCCAGCGTAGAGCCTTTCTCTCACCAACCCACGCTTGAGGAGACGCCTGagtgggatgaagaagaccTTATCTCACCGCGTGGTCATGAGATTGAGAAGCCAAATCCGCTCGAGGGACATGGTAATACGAACGAAACAGGAGCTCCTTCAGGCCAGGATCTTTCGTCAAAGTGGGAACAAGCCTTCGctagcgatgatgatggtgatgatttcCTTATTGAAAACACGacggcagaagaaaaagaagaggtgGATGCCGCTGCGTTCTTGGGCAGCGATGATGAAGGTCTTCTGGATGATCTTGATGACGCACCACCGCCAACTCAGACCGCACCGCTGAGCTCACAAGCTAGTAGTGTGGTGTCAACGCCTGCTTTTGCGCCTACTACATACGCGCCTACCCAGCAACGGTCGACATCCGCCGCTTCTGCCTATACACCTGTCACGACGCCATCACAGCCGTCGTTTTATGGTGTACCTTCTCCCCAGGTGCCGGCATTCCAAGCTGCGCCGCAATACGgccaagctcctcctcatcctcccgCGCAACAGGTGTCAGATTCGCCTAGAGCCCAGAGCTTTGCCGACAAGTCCAAGGGAGGCTATTCGTCGCCTTATGATCTCCCATCAGATTTGGTTACTTCCACCGTGAAGCCTAGGAAACGAGCCAGCCTGCAGCAGCTACAGCTGGACAACAATTCTTCACTGCAGCCTCCACCCCCACCGCGAAGCGCCAGCATGAGCGCGACTGAGACGGCGCCTCCAGGCGGTATTCAGAAATCGCCTCTTCTGCGGCACAAGTCGTCAAGTTTCTTCGAGGACTTGCCGACTGCACCCAGGCCGCGTTCGATCTCTAGACAGAGCACCAGAGCTGTTTCCCCCAACCCATATGCGCTGGCAACCTCCCCCCATGGGCCGTCTCCCCTGAGTCCTCCCATGGCAACTCAGATTccgcctgctgctcctccaagTTCGGTCGCCAAGGTGAATCTTGTGGCTCCTGAGCGAGTCAGCCCTTATGCGCCCCTTCAATCGCCAAGTGGCCCTCTGCCTTCACCGGCCGCCAACGCATCCAGATACTccccagctcctcctccccagGGAACTGTCAGTCAAAGTGCGCCACCACCGGCCAGCCGGTATTCTCCAGCACCACCTGCATCCCATCCAACTGCTGCATATGCTCCCGCGGTCTCGGCCACACCACCTCAGGCAGTCCTACCTCACCTTCCGCGGACTTCTAGCCCGTTGGCACATTTCGAGATTAGCAGTGACAAGCCACATGGTGTCAATGGAGAAGTTGTTCACACTGAGCGACGAGCTAGTTCCTCGTACGAACCAAGACTGACCCGTGttgcctctctccctcccacccgcgaggttgaggaggaagacgaccAATCTCTCAGTGCGACCCGTTCGCCACCGCCCTTGCCCACTCCTTCAGCTCAGGCTACCTTATCACCCCCTAAAAGGCCAGGTTCTGGTTACATACCTAGCGGTTTACCTTCAACCCAACCAGGGTTTGTTCCACCCCCGCGAGCTCAGACGCAATCTCCTGGGGCTACTCGAGGTGGCCAGTATGGCCCGAAGCCTTTAGAGCACGCTCGTCGaccttcatcttcgcatTCGCCTGCGTCTCCTCCAGCTACCAAAACTGCATATGCGCCCATCACCCAGCCTCGCTCTACATATCAGGCTATGAGCATGATTGCTCCCACCGATGGACGGGAACAGGACCCTCTCCAGAGATGGCAAGGTGTTCCTATTATTTCTTGGGGAGTTGGCGGAACAGTAGTTACTTCTTTCCCCAAAAGCATTCCGAGATATGTCATGAACCAAACGACACCGTCGATGTTGCGATCTCCAGGAGAAGTCAGGGTGCGGAATATCAAGGACATTGAGTCTTTGCAGGACCGCCTGGCCAAGTTCCCTGGCCCACTGAAGGGCAAatcgaagaagaaagaggtgCTTGCGTGGTTAAGTGCTGGAATCGAAAGCTTGGCAAAGGAATTGCCAGACGTGTCCTTCCACCCACAGCTTTCTTACGAGGCGAAACGGGCTATTGAGCGCCTGTTGCTGTGGAGGATACTTCGCGTATTTGTCGAGTATGACGGTGTGCTGGAAGGCAACCCTGCAGCGGAGAAGGCTGTCCGAGATGTTCTCTCCCCAGGGACTATTACGCCAACTGCGGAAAACGATGCTCTATTTCCGACCGATCCAACCATCAGTATCAATGGCACTTCATTGACGTCAATGCAGGCTGATGGCGCCGATTCTGCTACCATGGAACAGATTCGCCATTCCCTTCTCAAAGGTGATCGTGAAACTGCTGTCTGGGCCGCGGTCGACAAGCGTTTATGGGGGCACGCCATGCTCATTTCCCACACAGTCTCGCCCGACCTGTACAAGCGTGTTGCGCAGGAGTTTGTCCGCAAGGAAGTCAACCACCCTGGCCAGAATAATGAGTCTCTTGCGGCTCTATACAAAATCCTGTCTGGTAATTATGACGATTGCGTTGATGAGCTAGTTCCCGTGCATGCCCGTGCCGGCTTGCAGCTGGTCTCGACAGGATCATCTTCCCAGCCGGCCAAGGACTCTATGGAAGGTTTGGACAAGTGGAGGGAGACTTTGACTCTCGTTTTGAGCAATCGCAGTGCCGATGACATTCGCGGGCTGAATGCCTTGGGCAAGCTGCTGTCTAGCTACGGAAGAGCTGAAGCAGCTCACATCTGTTTCATGTTCAGCAGGCAGATATCTGTGTATGGTGGTTTCGATGATCCAAACGTCGATTTTGTCTTGTTGGGATCAGACCATCGCCAGAACTCGCACCAAATCGCCAAGGATACGGAAGCTCTGCAACTCAGCGAGGTTTACGAGTACggcctttctctttcagGCGCCGCTTCAGCAGCCGCTGGCGCTCCTCACCTGGCAGCCTATAAACTTCACCACGCCATCACATTGGCTGAATACGGCTTCCGGGACAGGGCTCTCCAGTATTGCGATGCCATTCTTACGGCGATATCTTCTCAGACAAAGAGATCGCCCTatcaccaccagctgctGGAAGCGGCTGTCGACGACTTCATGATACGCTTGAAACAGGCACCAAAGGAAGAATCCTCCTCATGGATGTCCAAGCCTACCATGAACAAGGTGTCAGACAGTATGTGGAACAGATTCAACAAGTTTGTTGCCGGGGACGAACCTGATGGCACCAACGGAACGCCAAATGAGGAAAGCGGTCCATTTGCCCGCATCGGAACCCCATCAATGAGCCGCTCTCCATCTGTTTCCAATTTTGACACTTTGGGCATCAGCTCCCCCAGCTACCCTGGGGCTGGCGCTCCCGCCGCAACATCGGCCCTGTCGTCAGCGTTGTCTCGATACGCCCCTGCCACCTCTCAGCCTACGTATGGCGCCGAATCACCACCGGTGTCGGCGTCATTCCCTCAGGGTGGACGGAACTCGAACGAGTACAATACTAGCACATACGGTGTTTCCCCCTCTCTTGCTGGCTCTCCACCTCACAGCAATGGATTTGCATCATCAGGCTTCCAGCCGATGACTCCTATCCTTAAAAATGAAGGGTACACCGGATATCAGCCATACGGACATCAAGAATCAGCCTCATCGCAGCCGCTCTCTGAAGGATCAGCGGCAGGCCCCTCTACCCAAGGATACCAGCCTATTTCCTACGGATATGAACCTCCAACGAACACATCTGCATTGGAACCTGAAGACAAAAATGATGGC CCTTATGGGTATGAACCGCCGTCGTACGAACCCGGAGTTGGGCCatctgcagaagaagacgatgatgaaccCAAGcctaagaagaagagcttcatggatgacgacgatgatgatttctCAGCCCCTCAGCCTAAAGAGAAATCCAAGGCGGAAAAGGATCGTGAGAATGAAGAGATGTTCCGCAAGgccgcagaagaagatg CGAGACGCGCCGCCGAAGCTGCGCAGGCCAAGAAAGGATGGGGTTTCTCCAGCTGGTTCGGAGGTAGCAAAAAGGAAGCCGGAAGCCCTGGAGaggcctcgtcctcgtccccCGGCAAACctatcaaggccaagctcGGTGAAGCGAGCAGCTTCGTATATGACCCAGAGCTCAAGCGATGGGTCAACAAGAAGCCCGGAGCCGAGCAGGTCGAAGCAAAGTCGGCCACTCCCCCGCCCCccaaggccagcagcagcccccGATCC GGCCGATCCAGCGTTCCTCCGTCATCTGGCTTTGGGACTTTGGCTCCGCCGGCAGTCCTCAACAGAGCTCCGTCGCAGGAGAGTCTTAGTGCGCCGCCGATGCTGCG ACCTACTACGAGCATGAGCAatgccagcagcatcgatgaCTTGTTGAGCGCTGGGCCTCGCAAACCAGGGCAGAAGAAAGCTAGGAAGGCTGGGCGTTATGTTGATGTCATGGCCAAGTGA
- a CDS encoding hus1-like protein domain-containing protein — protein MTFAMLFYLGLEGSATANFNLLRELVHFHAPVNDVPPKMRFHSDLKNIRTFAKLTAAFSALEKLVWLRLSDDTAHFTVVPDTGSQIWSALPMDFLFENCTIQSAEPGNTINLELSLQPLHRALKSAQNSISASLRLTKKKGVPVLSMTITTTTSRPSHGNAPAPSRPSHDDPFGDDDDFSSAHLETSLRREHEKIITQDIPIRVLHPDTVASTVQPVLQEPDVHIQLPPLLQLKSISDRFTKLALASNGSNKSPRLEISANMHGGLRVRIATETADISSAWTDLDNPELDPAQLRVPIEDHPSTKFRDRGPDSWASIYVDGKDWSRVLSAGRLEGRVIACFCHNHSLVLYVYIPHYDDAGGDDAVLTYHVQAYTA, from the exons ATGACGTTTGCTATGCTCTTCTACTTGGGTTTGGAAGGTTCAG CAACCGCCAACTTCAACCTGCTCCGTGAACTTGTCCATTTTCACGCCCCAGTCAACGACGTTCCCCCCAAGATGAGATTCCACAGCGATTTGAAAAACATTCGCACATTTGCCA AACTCACGGCCGCATTCTCCgccttggagaagctggtaTGGCTGCGCCTGAGCGATGACACGGCGCACTTCACCGTCGTGCCGGACACGGGATCCCAAATCTGGTC GGCATTGCCAATGGACTTCCTCTTCGAAAACTGCACCATTCAGTCCGCCGAGCCaggcaacaccatcaaccTGGAactctctcttcagccacTCCATCGCGCCCTGAAATCCGCCCAGAACAGCATCTCAGCTTCTCTGCGCctcaccaagaagaagggcgtgCCTGTGCTATCCATGACTATCACCACTACTACATCCAGGCCGTCCCACGGAAATGCACCTGCGCCCTCCAGACCATCTCACGACGATCCCtttggcgacgacgatgacttTTCGTCAGCCCACCTCGAGACTTCTCTACGGAGAGAGCACGAGAAGATTATTACCCAGGATATTCCCATCCGAGTGCTCCATCCAGACACCGTTGCCTCGACCGTCCAGCCTGTTCTGCAAGAGCCTGATGTGCACATTCAGCTGCCGCCCCTGCTCCAGCTAAAGTCCATCTCGGACCGTTTCACCAAGCTCGCCCTTGCTTCCAACGGCTCCAACAAATCCCCCAGGCTCGAAATCAGCGCAAACATGCACGGCGGGCTGCGTGTGCGCATCGCCACCGAGACGGCAGACATCTCCAGCGCCTGGACGGATCTCGATAACCCGGAGCTAGATCCGGCCCAGCTCAGGGTCCCCATCGAGGATCACCCTAGTACGAAGTTTCGCGACCGTGGACCTGACTCTTGGGCTTCGATTTATGTCGATGGGAAGGACTGGAGCAGAGTCCTTAGTGCAGGTAGACTTGAGGGGAGAGTCATTGCATGCTTCTGCCATAATCACTCTTTGGTGCTGTACGTCTATATACCACATTATGACGATGCAGGTGGGGATGATGCAGTCCTAACG TATCATGTCCAAGCATACACTGCATAA